From the Panthera leo isolate Ple1 chromosome C1, P.leo_Ple1_pat1.1, whole genome shotgun sequence genome, one window contains:
- the SPATA21 gene encoding spermatogenesis-associated protein 21 isoform X2, producing the protein MDDGNAQMHTEGRIKAPGAQPSPGMSTTSKRPGVEPTVSEISQVAFPDAAGMGSGKQPSSAPGGPEKGPEPSAASEEGPRELRTQEQRQPAEPGKKPSTPAPQQGPRLRQGGRDQAKPGSELGVLPSRVPVAQEGQQQQGSGKETEDQQGRHQNPGMVEGQAPKSHQDPEWRPPPGHQAANGEDRVQPVKASCTSDSRGQQLGDKPAEEVDTPRIRPQGALPEPGPGGHEDSSQGAGPRMPPATLEEKTANSFPPSTPGPDPPKGGVEGVETQPTPGPVPPPGMRDTGERRDLDPVQRQPQAPTVAAGAQNLRNLRQGFMKCLLDVEEVEATHRRATAKARAPPNRKSPRTLTPVPTSAPSLLLTLPQTLAPAPVMAPSWARLPAPGSIPAAGGAPVPGPVVALPPPTLDAGWRRTELLHPSGDRSLSRSKAWQELEERGLLKLSQTREERSEETLTPKQEEAFRSYFEVFNGHGEVDAQSLENILLLVGISLTPAQVEDALMSADVDGDGRVGFKDFLAVMTDSGRFFSSVEQSALTDTGPPNPHTLLFEILSLMVEMLALPEAALEEITES; encoded by the exons ATGGACGACGGAAACGCCCAGATGCACACGGAGGGAAGGATCAAGGCTCCAGGAGCCCAGCCAAGTCCTGGCATGAGCACCACCAGCAAGAGGCCTGGTGTTGAGCCTACCGTATCAGAAATCAGCCAG GTTGCGTTTCCAGATGCTGCAGGGATGGGCAGTGGGAAGCAGCCCTCATCAGCCCCAGGGGGGCCAGAGAAAGGACCAGAACCCAGCGCAGCCTCAGAGGAAGGGCCTCGGGAGCTCAGGACCCAGGAGCAGAGGCAGCCGGCAGAACCGGG GAAGAAGCCGTCAACCCCGGCACCCCAGCAAGGGCCCAGATTGCGGCAAGGAGGCCGTGATCAGGCCAAGCCAGGAAGTGAGCTGGGGGTGCTGCCTTCCAGGGTCCCCGTGGCACAGGAAGGGCAGCAGCAACAGGGCTCAGGGAAGGAGACCGAAGACCAACAGGGGAGACATCAGAACCCAGGGATGGTGGAGGGTCAGGCCCCCAAGAGCCACCAG GACCCAGAGTGGCGGCCTCCCCCAGGTCACCAGGCAGCTAATGGGGAAGACAGAGTACAGCCGGTGAAGGCTTCTTGCACCTCGGACAGCCGTGGGCAGCAACTGGGAGACAAGCCCGCCGAGGAGGTGGACACCCCACGTATCAGGCCACAGGGGGCTCTGCCAGAGCCTGGCCCAGGGGGACATGAGGACAGTTCTCAGGGGGCAGGGCCCCGAATGCCCCCGGCAACTCTGGAGGAAAAGACGGCCAACTCCTTCCCACCATCCACGCCAGGACCTGACCCCCCAAAAGGAGG GGTCGAGGGGGTGGAGACCCAGCCAACACCAGGGCCTGTTCCTCCACCA GGGATGAGGGACACTGGAGAGAGGAGGGACCTGGATCCCGTGCAGAGGCAGCCTCAGGCGCCCACGGTGGCCGCAGGGGCCCAGAACCTCAGGAACCTTCGGCAAGGCTTCATGAAGTGCTTGCTGGACGTGGAAGAGGTGGAGGCCACACATCGGAGGGCGACGGCCAAGGCCCGGGCCCCGCCAAACCGGAAGTCCCCCAGGACCCTGACCCCTGTGCCCACCTCAGCCCCCAGCCTGCTTCTGACCCTGCCTCAGACCCTCGCGCCGGCCCCTGTGATGGCCCCATCCTGGGCCCGGTTGCCAGCCCCCGGGTCAATCCCCGCCGCTGGGGGCGCCCCGGTCCCGGGGCCCGTGGTGGCCCTGCCGCCCCCCACCCTGGACGCGGGCTGGAGAAGGACAGAACTCCTGCACCCGAGCGGAGACAGGAGCCTGAGCCGCTCCAAGGCATG GCAGGAGCTGGAGGAGCGCGGCCTCCTCAAGCTGTCTCAGACCCGGGAGGAGAGGTCGGAGGAGACCCTCACCCCGAAGCAGGAGGAAG cctTCCGCAGCTACTTTGAGGTCTTCAATGGCCATGGCGAGGTGGACGCCCAGAGCCTGGAGAACATCCTGTTGCTCGTGGGCATCTCCCTGACACCGGCCCAGGTAGAAGACGCCCTGATGAGTGCTGATGTCGATG GAGATGGTCGTGTAGGCTTCAAGGACTTCTTGGCTGTGATGACAGACAGCGGGCGTTTCTTCTCCTCCGTGG AACAGAGCGCCCTGACGGACACgggtccccccaacccccacactcTGCTCTTTGAGATCCTGTCCCTGATGGTGGAAATGCTGGCCCTACCCGAGGCAGCCTTAGAGGAGATCACCGA atcatga